Proteins from a genomic interval of Chroococcidiopsis thermalis PCC 7203:
- a CDS encoding SDR family NAD(P)-dependent oxidoreductase has product MNSETNGLEIAIIGMSGRFPGSKDIDGFWKNLLDGVELVSSFPDRVSDKSKQSKQKVKVGAILQDVELFDASFFGFNPREAEIMDPQHRMFLECAWEALENAGYDSERENRAIGIYAGVGMGYYLYYNLYPHRDLLQSIGGLQSLIGVDKDYVPSRVSYKLNLKGPSISVGTACSSSLVAVHLACQSLLGGECYMALAAGVAVKVPQNELTLSPDEIISPDGHCRAFDAKANGTLGGNGIGVVVLKRLEDAIADRDYIYAVIKGSAINNDGSSKIGYTAPSEDGQARVIHAAQVMAEVEPKTITYMEAHGTGTPLGDPIEVAAMTRAFRLSTDKKGYCAIGSVKTNVGHLDAAAGITSLIKTTLALHHKLLPPSINFEQPNPQINFEHSPFYVNNKLREWQANGSPRRAGVSSFGIGGTNAHAILEEALVECNQEERGRKYQLLVLSAKTSSALEAATTNLVRHLKQHPQLNLPDVAYTLQVGRREFHHRRMTVVENLEDAIATLESATPQRVMTQIQEDDRLVVFMFSGQGSQYVNMARELYESEATFQAECDRCFELLQPHLQLNLAEVLFPTAATAHNAAQQLQQTAIAQPALFVIEYALAKLWMSWGVRPVAAIGHSIGEYVAACIAGVFSLEDALAVVATRGRLMQQMPPGKMLSVGLSTEEVQSFLNENLSLAASNAPKLSVISGCELAIEQLERELQARGIDFRHLHTSHAFHSAMMEAIVEPFTEYLKTIDLKPPQLAFISNVTGTWITTAEATDQNYWARHLRQRVRFSEGIAELFQDAKRVFLEVGPGRTLSTLAKQQAPGRVVLSSLRHPKEEQSDVAFVLHALGRLWLTGVQVDWSRFSASEQRRRLPLPTYPFERQRYWIDPPAALPAVQMPPTPLEKENYIPQVTAQDKRNIADWFYVPKWKPTNISLNKSSDASILGCTLVFADRCGLSVQLLKQLKQQGQNAIAVQIGSEFAQIDEFTYSLNPQNGNDYNVLLSKLRAQNQLPATIVHLWNVTSQSYAGSELAGVEQAQYLGFYSLLFLAQAIGKQNVTQKLQIAVVSSNMQPVTQAEIHPEKATLLGAVKVIPLEYPNITCRSIDLSVGQNEQLVNQLLTELTAPTFEQISAYRDDRRWVQVLEPVRLEETAAKTPRLRERGVYLITGGLGGVGLVLAEYLAKTVRAKLLLIGRSAFPARADWQTWLATHDESDRTSYQIRKVQELEALGAQAIVANADVANLEQVQQAIAQAKQQFGQLNGIIHAAGVAGGGAIGRKTFEAAQRVLAPKVKGTVVLDTLLKDTQLDFFVLCSSLASAQGGFGQVDYCAANAFLDAFAHYKTTTDGTFTVGINWDVWQEVGMAATAKRSPANSVTKTQSLAVNHPLFDSCIIENSQEFYISKLSVSKHWILKEHRLMGKAMVPGTAFLEMALAAWANHTHQQNTRATQMREVYFPTPLIVEDDVEKEVRTILKQKGDRFEFKIVSYLNSESEQWLEHAIGEITSLDVDSSQKLAIAELESKCNEGKNVIQNNYHPLKGFAEFGSRWNNLKQVNLGQNRGLALLELSQEFIDDIGSYKLHPALFDLAVHFLVDEFRGESYYLPFSYKKLTIKGSLPAKIYSYSRLLDRSPSGNLKFNLTILDDLGTELIEIEDYTLRQFHDTKQHSLSLSK; this is encoded by the coding sequence ATGAATTCTGAAACTAATGGCTTAGAAATAGCAATAATTGGAATGTCAGGGCGTTTTCCTGGTAGTAAAGATATCGATGGATTTTGGAAAAATTTACTCGATGGAGTAGAACTTGTTTCTAGTTTTCCCGATCGCGTTTCAGATAAATCCAAGCAGTCAAAGCAGAAAGTTAAGGTTGGAGCTATCCTGCAAGATGTAGAACTCTTTGATGCTTCATTCTTTGGTTTCAATCCTAGAGAAGCTGAAATTATGGACCCCCAGCACCGAATGTTTTTAGAGTGTGCTTGGGAAGCTTTAGAAAATGCTGGGTATGACTCCGAACGAGAAAACAGAGCTATAGGAATATATGCTGGGGTCGGGATGGGATATTACCTGTACTATAACCTTTATCCTCACCGAGATTTACTGCAATCGATTGGCGGCTTACAAAGTCTGATTGGAGTAGATAAAGATTATGTCCCCAGCCGCGTTTCTTATAAACTTAATCTCAAAGGTCCAAGTATCAGTGTTGGCACAGCTTGTTCTAGTTCGTTAGTTGCAGTTCACTTAGCCTGTCAAAGCTTACTGGGCGGTGAATGTTATATGGCTTTGGCTGCTGGTGTTGCCGTTAAAGTTCCTCAGAATGAATTAACTTTATCTCCAGATGAAATTATTTCACCCGATGGACATTGTAGAGCGTTTGATGCCAAGGCAAACGGTACTCTAGGTGGCAATGGCATTGGCGTAGTTGTACTCAAAAGATTAGAAGATGCGATCGCAGACCGAGATTATATTTATGCAGTTATTAAAGGCTCAGCGATTAATAATGATGGAAGTTCAAAAATAGGCTACACCGCGCCCAGCGAAGACGGTCAAGCCAGAGTAATTCATGCTGCTCAAGTCATGGCTGAAGTCGAGCCAAAAACCATCACCTATATGGAAGCTCACGGCACTGGAACTCCTTTGGGCGACCCAATTGAAGTAGCGGCGATGACACGAGCGTTTAGGCTCAGCACCGATAAGAAAGGCTATTGTGCGATTGGGTCAGTGAAAACTAATGTCGGTCATCTAGATGCAGCCGCAGGAATTACTAGCTTGATCAAGACAACTTTGGCACTGCACCATAAGTTACTACCACCCAGTATTAACTTCGAGCAGCCTAATCCTCAAATTAATTTCGAGCATAGCCCGTTCTATGTCAATAACAAGCTGAGGGAGTGGCAAGCTAACGGCTCTCCCCGTCGAGCAGGCGTTAGTTCCTTTGGTATTGGTGGTACTAATGCCCATGCAATTTTAGAAGAAGCTCTTGTTGAATGCAATCAGGAGGAACGAGGGAGAAAATATCAACTTTTAGTGCTGTCTGCGAAAACTAGTTCTGCCTTAGAAGCGGCTACAACTAATTTGGTGCGGCACTTAAAACAGCATCCACAACTCAATCTACCTGATGTAGCTTACACCCTCCAAGTCGGTCGGCGGGAATTTCATCACCGCCGCATGACTGTAGTAGAAAACTTGGAAGACGCGATCGCCACCCTAGAATCAGCAACTCCACAAAGAGTCATGACACAGATTCAGGAGGACGATCGCCTTGTCGTGTTTATGTTTTCCGGTCAAGGATCGCAGTACGTTAACATGGCGCGGGAACTCTACGAAAGTGAAGCGACATTCCAAGCAGAGTGCGATCGCTGTTTTGAATTGCTCCAACCTCATCTTCAGCTGAATTTAGCAGAAGTATTGTTTCCCACCGCAGCAACCGCCCACAACGCAGCACAGCAACTACAACAAACTGCGATCGCCCAACCAGCACTGTTTGTTATCGAGTACGCCCTTGCTAAGTTGTGGATGTCTTGGGGAGTGCGCCCCGTAGCGGCGATCGGTCACAGCATTGGAGAATACGTAGCAGCCTGTATCGCTGGCGTATTTTCTCTAGAAGATGCTTTAGCAGTTGTAGCAACTCGCGGGCGGCTGATGCAACAAATGCCACCAGGAAAAATGCTTTCTGTAGGTTTATCGACAGAGGAAGTACAATCTTTCCTCAATGAAAACCTTTCACTAGCAGCAAGTAACGCCCCCAAATTGAGCGTAATTTCTGGTTGTGAGCTAGCAATCGAGCAACTAGAACGCGAACTACAAGCACGGGGAATAGACTTTCGCCACCTGCATACCTCCCATGCTTTTCATTCTGCAATGATGGAGGCGATCGTCGAGCCTTTCACCGAGTATCTCAAAACGATCGATCTCAAACCCCCACAACTTGCTTTTATTTCCAATGTCACTGGTACTTGGATTACCACAGCAGAAGCAACAGACCAAAATTACTGGGCGCGGCATCTGCGCCAAAGAGTGCGATTCTCAGAAGGAATTGCCGAGTTATTCCAAGATGCCAAACGAGTTTTCCTAGAAGTTGGACCTGGACGAACATTAAGCACTTTAGCTAAACAGCAAGCACCTGGACGGGTTGTATTATCTTCCCTGCGTCATCCCAAGGAAGAACAGTCAGATGTTGCTTTCGTGCTGCACGCGCTAGGGCGGCTTTGGTTAACGGGGGTGCAGGTGGATTGGTCGAGATTTTCTGCTAGCGAACAACGCCGTCGCCTACCACTGCCAACTTATCCCTTTGAACGCCAGCGTTATTGGATCGATCCGCCTGCTGCGCTTCCTGCGGTACAGATGCCTCCAACTCCCCTAGAAAAAGAGAACTATATTCCCCAGGTCACAGCACAGGACAAACGCAATATTGCAGATTGGTTTTACGTCCCCAAGTGGAAACCTACTAATATTTCTCTCAATAAATCTTCAGATGCATCGATTTTGGGTTGCACTCTGGTATTTGCAGATCGGTGCGGCTTGAGCGTGCAATTATTAAAACAACTCAAACAACAGGGACAAAATGCGATCGCGGTGCAAATTGGTTCCGAGTTTGCACAGATCGATGAATTCACATATAGTCTCAATCCTCAAAACGGCAATGATTACAATGTCTTACTCAGCAAACTACGCGCCCAAAACCAGCTCCCCGCTACAATAGTCCATCTGTGGAATGTTACATCGCAAAGTTATGCCGGATCGGAACTGGCAGGAGTCGAACAAGCTCAATATTTAGGTTTTTATAGCCTGCTGTTTCTCGCTCAAGCAATTGGCAAGCAGAATGTGACGCAAAAGCTACAAATTGCGGTTGTATCTAGTAATATGCAGCCAGTTACTCAAGCAGAAATCCATCCAGAAAAAGCAACTCTACTTGGAGCCGTTAAAGTCATTCCTTTAGAATATCCAAATATCACCTGTCGCAGCATCGATCTATCTGTTGGGCAAAACGAGCAACTAGTCAACCAATTGCTAACAGAGCTTACAGCTCCTACTTTTGAGCAAATCAGCGCCTATCGCGACGATCGCCGCTGGGTGCAAGTTTTGGAACCAGTTCGATTAGAGGAAACCGCCGCCAAGACACCAAGACTGAGGGAAAGGGGAGTTTATCTGATTACAGGTGGACTCGGAGGAGTTGGGCTAGTGCTGGCGGAATATCTAGCGAAAACAGTTAGAGCCAAATTATTACTGATCGGGCGTTCTGCTTTTCCTGCTAGAGCAGATTGGCAAACATGGCTAGCGACTCACGACGAAAGCGATCGCACCAGTTATCAAATCCGCAAAGTGCAGGAACTAGAAGCACTAGGCGCACAGGCGATCGTCGCAAATGCTGATGTTGCTAATTTAGAACAAGTGCAACAGGCGATCGCTCAAGCAAAACAGCAATTTGGACAACTTAACGGCATTATTCACGCCGCTGGCGTTGCTGGCGGTGGTGCGATCGGGCGCAAAACCTTTGAGGCAGCACAAAGAGTCCTAGCCCCTAAAGTCAAGGGTACAGTAGTTCTCGATACTCTGCTCAAAGACACCCAGTTAGATTTCTTTGTTCTCTGTTCGTCCCTAGCTTCAGCACAAGGCGGATTCGGACAGGTAGATTATTGTGCAGCCAACGCCTTTCTGGATGCTTTCGCTCACTACAAAACTACCACAGATGGTACATTTACAGTAGGGATTAATTGGGATGTATGGCAAGAAGTCGGGATGGCAGCAACGGCGAAGCGATCGCCAGCCAACTCAGTTACTAAAACTCAATCTCTAGCAGTCAACCATCCTTTATTCGACTCTTGCATTATTGAGAATTCCCAGGAATTTTATATTTCTAAATTGAGTGTTAGCAAGCACTGGATTCTGAAGGAACACAGGTTAATGGGAAAAGCAATGGTTCCAGGCACAGCTTTTCTTGAAATGGCTTTGGCAGCTTGGGCAAACCACACTCATCAACAAAATACTCGTGCGACTCAAATGAGGGAAGTTTATTTCCCAACGCCTTTAATTGTAGAAGACGATGTAGAAAAAGAAGTACGGACAATTCTGAAACAGAAGGGCGATCGCTTTGAGTTTAAGATTGTCAGTTACTTGAATTCAGAATCAGAGCAATGGTTAGAACACGCGATCGGTGAAATAACTTCTCTCGATGTAGATTCATCTCAAAAATTAGCGATCGCAGAACTGGAATCAAAGTGCAACGAAGGCAAAAATGTTATTCAGAACAATTATCACCCTCTCAAGGGATTTGCAGAATTTGGCTCTAGATGGAATAATTTAAAACAGGTTAATCTAGGACAAAATCGAGGTTTGGCTCTCCTAGAATTATCTCAAGAATTTATAGATGATATCGGTTCCTATAAATTGCATCCAGCCTTGTTTGATTTAGCGGTTCATTTTTTAGTTGATGAGTTTAGAGGCGAAAGCTATTATCTACCTTTTTCTTACAAAAAGCTAACAATTAAAGGCTCTTTGCCAGCAAAAATTTATAGCTACAGCCGTTTATTGGATCGTTCTCCGTCAGGAAATTTAAAATTCAATCTTACGATTTTAGACGACCTGGGAACAGAACTGATAGAAATTGAAGATTATACTTTGAGGCAATTCCATGACACCAAGCAACACAGTCTCTCTCTCTCAAAGTAA
- a CDS encoding non-ribosomal peptide synthetase has translation MTPSNTVSLSQSKDIATIPDSENFFLQISQLGLLDSLEFKSVQRQKPDWDEVEIEVFATGLNFKEVLLALGLIPCSPDVQIEFGLECTGKIVAVGEGVEGFEIGDEVIAFGSSCFSKFITISAQCVTLKPIHLSLEAAATIPVAFMTAYYALITLGRLSKGDRILIHAATGGVGLAAVQIAQWIGAEIFATAGNPEKQEFLRSLGIEHIMNSRSLAFAEEVMQRSIGKGVDVVLNSLGGEAISKNLKILAPYGRFLELGRRDILKNSQLSLLPFENNISFFAINIEPDRPQFRGIWREIVQHFQVNNFRPLPHHIFPIESVTRAFEYMSEAKHIGKVIVSFQGKEEQRKSIVVTPGINRGNLPQVGLLPTEGVDIFSRILGSTLPQVLVSTRNLVLENKQENTDTVVDSERLDSSKQTYPRPELSSSYIISRNETEQKIIEIWQEYLGIEPIGIHDDFFELGGHSLLATRLVTKLSSVFGVELLLSQLFESPTVASLAAAIGTEAIQETKQPDVANSLPAIALAPEQRFQPFPLTEVQQAYWIGRSSDFALGNVSTHFYGEFDCIDLDIDRYNRAWQRLISRHEMLRAIVRPDGQQQILEQVPPFQIQVQDLRGKSQEEIELEIEQVRDRLSHQVIPSDRFPLFEICVSLLDAGRVRIHISFDALIADLRSIEIILQQLYEIYQNPHVSLKSSELSFRDYVLALEKLQISENYQRALDYWLHRLPQLPPAPELPLVKNLAAIGRSRFHRRIHKLDAEIWGRLKHRVSQSNLTPSGLLIAAFAEVLTIWSRRSQFTLNLTLFNRLPLHPEVDEIVGDFTSLTLLAVDNSQAESFEIRAQRLQKQLWEDLDRSYVSGVRVLREWSKIQGGGGILMPVVFTSNLVQQGAASQPSAISKFGELVYSVSQTPQVILDHQVYEDGGTLVLNWDSVDEVFPEGLLDDMFAAYCDLLRQLATTETAWQATKRQVQLTQQSSNFTDAPIPEGLLHTKFFQQVQQQPDRVAVVASNRTLTYRELFCCVNRIGHRLRNLGATPNQLVAVVMEKGWEQVVAVLGILTAGAAYLPIDPDLPQERIAYLLENSAAYIVLSQSWLVEKLELPAGIERICLDTAELDRESDESLEAVQQPTDLAYVIYTSGSTGLPKGVAIDHRGALNTIVDINQRFQIGAEDRVLAVSALSFDLSVYDIFGTLAAGGTIAIPDAIAAKDPAHWAELVVRDRVTVWNSVPALMQLFVDYVAAQPVQLETLRLVLLSGDWLPLTLPPRIKDLMPTVEVISLGGATEASIWSILYPIADIDPAWKSIPYGRPMQNQRFYVLNEMLEPCPVWVSGQLYIGGVGLAQGYWRDEEKTAASFITHPETGDRLYRTGDLGRYLPDGNIEFLGREDFQLKVRGYRIEAGEIEAALMQHSQVRAAVVTAMRERGNEQLVAYVVPESSEPAKQIDFLVDRQAKNLILDPVDRLEFRLKQPGLRQINQECKCIQLPFPDLDRTSLQKYVKRQSYRQFNSAPIPLKQFVEILHCLSPVKFDGSPLPKYRYASAGHLYPVQTYLYVKSGRVEGIEAGTYYYHPVERQLILLSSDTQVESRLYSEYNQSIFDRSAFSLFLVGQLDAIAPLYGESAKEFCLLEAGYMSQLLMTEAPEHKIGLCPIGDRMDSATIQNLFELGSSHVLLHSFLGGQVEHTQTIQWLQPEVKEDAQDINEQLRSFLKQKLPEYTIPTVYVNLDALPLTSNGKVNRKALPAPITPKLEKTYVAPQTPQEKMLAQIWREVLSLEQIGINDNFFELGGNSLQATQILTEIRKKLPMLEISLRQLLTAATIAELARAIEDKLIKKIAELTEEETEHLLQIINNGLLA, from the coding sequence ATGACACCAAGCAACACAGTCTCTCTCTCTCAAAGTAAAGATATTGCCACTATTCCTGACAGCGAAAACTTTTTTCTACAAATCTCTCAACTTGGTTTATTGGATAGTCTTGAATTTAAAAGCGTTCAGCGCCAAAAACCAGACTGGGATGAAGTAGAAATCGAAGTTTTTGCTACTGGACTTAATTTTAAAGAAGTTTTACTAGCACTAGGTTTAATTCCTTGTTCGCCAGATGTTCAGATTGAATTTGGTTTAGAGTGTACCGGAAAAATAGTAGCAGTAGGGGAAGGAGTTGAAGGTTTTGAAATTGGCGATGAAGTTATTGCCTTTGGTTCTTCATGTTTTAGCAAATTCATTACAATTTCCGCTCAGTGCGTAACACTAAAACCAATTCATCTCAGCCTAGAAGCAGCAGCAACGATCCCAGTTGCTTTTATGACAGCGTATTACGCCCTAATAACATTGGGTAGGCTGAGTAAAGGCGATCGCATTCTGATTCATGCTGCTACTGGTGGTGTAGGGTTGGCTGCCGTACAAATTGCTCAATGGATAGGAGCAGAAATTTTTGCTACGGCTGGCAATCCTGAAAAACAGGAATTTTTGCGCTCTTTGGGTATTGAGCATATTATGAATTCTCGCTCTTTAGCTTTTGCTGAAGAAGTGATGCAGCGCAGTATTGGCAAAGGAGTAGATGTAGTTTTAAACTCACTAGGAGGTGAAGCTATCTCTAAAAATCTGAAAATTTTAGCACCCTATGGACGCTTTTTAGAACTAGGACGAAGAGATATTTTAAAGAATAGTCAACTGAGCCTACTACCTTTTGAAAATAACATATCATTCTTTGCTATTAATATCGAACCAGATCGTCCTCAATTCAGAGGGATATGGCGCGAAATAGTGCAGCATTTTCAAGTTAACAACTTCCGCCCCCTACCCCATCATATATTTCCCATCGAGTCAGTGACTCGTGCTTTTGAGTATATGTCTGAAGCCAAGCATATTGGCAAAGTTATTGTCTCTTTTCAAGGAAAAGAAGAACAAAGAAAATCTATTGTAGTAACTCCAGGTATCAATCGAGGAAACTTACCTCAAGTAGGACTATTACCTACAGAAGGAGTCGATATTTTTAGTCGCATATTAGGCAGTACGCTACCTCAAGTTTTAGTCTCAACTCGCAATCTTGTACTTGAAAACAAGCAAGAGAATACAGACACAGTAGTAGATTCAGAGCGGCTTGACTCATCTAAACAAACATATCCGCGACCGGAACTGAGTAGTTCTTATATTATTTCAAGAAACGAAACCGAGCAAAAGATTATCGAGATTTGGCAAGAATATCTAGGTATAGAGCCAATAGGTATTCACGATGATTTTTTTGAACTGGGGGGACATTCTCTACTTGCAACCCGCCTCGTAACCAAGTTGAGTTCTGTTTTTGGTGTAGAACTGCTTTTAAGCCAGTTGTTTGAGTCTCCCACTGTGGCTAGTTTAGCTGCGGCAATTGGCACAGAAGCAATACAGGAGACAAAACAGCCGGATGTAGCTAATTCCCTACCTGCGATCGCGCTTGCTCCAGAACAGCGATTTCAACCGTTTCCCTTGACGGAAGTTCAACAAGCTTACTGGATCGGTCGCAGTAGCGATTTTGCATTGGGTAACGTCTCAACTCATTTCTACGGCGAATTTGACTGCATCGATTTAGACATCGATCGCTATAACCGAGCTTGGCAGAGGTTGATTTCGCGACACGAGATGCTGAGAGCAATTGTACGTCCTGACGGGCAGCAACAAATTCTAGAGCAAGTCCCGCCTTTTCAAATTCAAGTCCAAGACTTACGGGGAAAAAGTCAGGAAGAGATCGAATTAGAAATAGAGCAGGTGCGCGATCGCCTATCTCACCAAGTCATACCCAGCGATCGCTTTCCCTTGTTTGAAATCTGTGTATCTTTGTTAGATGCTGGGCGAGTGCGGATTCACATCAGCTTCGATGCTTTAATTGCAGATTTGAGGAGTATTGAAATTATTCTGCAACAGCTGTATGAAATCTACCAAAATCCTCATGTTTCCCTGAAAAGCAGCGAACTTTCATTTCGAGATTATGTTTTAGCCTTAGAAAAACTGCAAATTTCTGAAAACTATCAGCGTGCATTAGATTACTGGCTGCATCGCTTACCCCAATTACCGCCTGCACCAGAATTACCACTGGTGAAAAATCTTGCTGCGATCGGTCGATCGCGATTCCATCGTCGGATTCACAAACTAGATGCAGAAATTTGGGGACGATTGAAGCATCGAGTCAGTCAGTCTAACTTAACTCCTTCAGGATTGTTGATTGCAGCTTTTGCCGAAGTGCTGACAATATGGAGCAGGCGATCGCAATTCACTCTTAACTTAACCCTCTTCAATCGTCTGCCACTCCATCCTGAAGTTGACGAAATAGTAGGAGATTTTACCTCCTTAACTTTATTAGCAGTTGATAACTCCCAAGCCGAATCTTTTGAAATTCGCGCCCAACGCCTGCAAAAACAGCTATGGGAAGATTTAGACCGTAGCTACGTCAGCGGCGTGCGAGTTCTGCGGGAGTGGAGCAAAATTCAAGGCGGGGGTGGCATTCTCATGCCCGTGGTATTTACTAGTAACCTCGTCCAACAAGGCGCAGCATCGCAACCTTCAGCAATTAGTAAGTTTGGTGAGTTAGTTTATAGTGTCAGCCAGACACCCCAAGTCATATTAGACCATCAGGTTTATGAAGATGGGGGAACGCTAGTTTTAAATTGGGATAGCGTGGATGAGGTGTTCCCAGAGGGGCTGCTGGACGATATGTTCGCTGCTTATTGCGATCTCCTACGGCAGTTAGCGACGACAGAGACGGCTTGGCAGGCAACAAAGCGGCAAGTCCAATTAACACAACAGTCGAGCAATTTCACTGATGCTCCCATTCCAGAAGGACTACTCCACACCAAGTTTTTCCAGCAGGTGCAACAGCAACCGGATCGAGTGGCAGTAGTGGCATCTAATCGCACTTTGACATACCGCGAGTTGTTCTGCTGCGTCAATCGCATCGGGCATCGCTTGCGAAACTTAGGGGCAACTCCCAACCAGTTAGTTGCCGTGGTGATGGAAAAAGGTTGGGAGCAGGTGGTTGCCGTGTTGGGAATCCTCACCGCTGGAGCCGCCTATTTACCCATCGACCCAGACTTACCGCAAGAGCGGATTGCTTATCTGTTGGAAAATAGCGCCGCTTACATCGTGCTGAGTCAATCTTGGCTGGTTGAGAAATTAGAGTTACCCGCAGGAATTGAGAGAATTTGCCTAGATACAGCTGAACTGGATCGGGAAAGCGACGAGTCTTTAGAGGCTGTGCAACAACCAACAGATTTAGCTTATGTCATTTACACCTCTGGTTCGACTGGTTTACCTAAAGGTGTGGCAATCGACCATCGAGGGGCGTTAAATACTATTGTCGATATTAACCAACGGTTTCAAATTGGTGCTGAGGATCGGGTACTGGCGGTTTCAGCGTTGAGTTTTGACTTGTCAGTTTACGATATTTTTGGCACGTTAGCAGCGGGTGGAACTATTGCGATCCCCGATGCGATCGCTGCTAAAGATCCGGCACATTGGGCAGAATTAGTCGTGCGCGATCGCGTGACTGTCTGGAACTCCGTACCCGCTTTAATGCAGTTATTCGTTGACTATGTAGCAGCACAGCCAGTTCAACTTGAAACACTGCGCTTAGTGCTGTTGAGTGGCGATTGGCTACCGCTGACTTTACCTCCTCGCATCAAGGATTTAATGCCAACGGTCGAGGTTATTAGTTTAGGCGGTGCAACCGAAGCTTCGATCTGGTCGATTCTCTACCCCATTGCAGACATCGATCCAGCTTGGAAAAGTATCCCCTACGGACGACCGATGCAAAATCAGCGTTTCTACGTCTTAAATGAGATGCTAGAACCTTGTCCGGTGTGGGTGTCGGGGCAGTTATATATTGGTGGAGTCGGACTAGCTCAAGGCTATTGGCGCGATGAGGAAAAAACTGCTGCTAGCTTTATCACACATCCAGAAACGGGCGATCGCCTTTATCGGACTGGTGACTTAGGGCGCTATCTACCTGATGGTAATATTGAATTTTTAGGACGAGAGGATTTTCAACTCAAGGTTCGCGGCTACCGGATTGAAGCTGGAGAAATTGAAGCGGCTCTGATGCAACATTCGCAAGTTCGTGCAGCAGTTGTCACAGCTATGCGAGAACGAGGAAACGAACAATTAGTAGCATATGTAGTTCCTGAAAGCTCAGAACCCGCTAAACAAATTGATTTTTTAGTCGATCGGCAAGCCAAAAACTTAATTTTAGATCCAGTCGATCGCCTAGAATTTAGGCTCAAACAACCAGGCTTACGACAGATTAATCAAGAATGCAAGTGTATTCAATTGCCATTTCCCGATCTCGATCGAACTAGCTTACAAAAATACGTCAAACGCCAAAGCTATCGACAATTTAACTCCGCTCCAATTCCTTTAAAACAGTTTGTTGAAATTTTACACTGTCTATCACCAGTTAAGTTTGATGGTTCTCCTTTACCAAAATATCGCTATGCCTCTGCGGGACATCTCTATCCAGTTCAAACTTATCTGTATGTCAAGTCAGGCAGAGTTGAAGGAATAGAAGCTGGTACTTATTATTATCATCCAGTCGAGCGACAATTGATCTTACTTTCATCTGACACTCAGGTTGAAAGTAGACTTTACAGCGAATACAATCAATCTATTTTCGATCGCTCGGCGTTCTCCTTATTTCTAGTCGGACAACTGGATGCGATCGCTCCACTGTATGGAGAATCAGCCAAAGAATTTTGTTTGTTGGAGGCTGGTTACATGAGCCAATTACTCATGACTGAAGCCCCCGAACATAAAATTGGGCTGTGTCCGATTGGCGATCGCATGGATTCTGCAACGATTCAAAATTTATTTGAGTTAGGATCGAGTCACGTATTATTGCATAGTTTTCTGGGTGGTCAAGTAGAACATACTCAAACAATACAATGGCTGCAACCAGAGGTTAAAGAGGACGCGCAAGACATTAACGAACAATTGCGTAGCTTCTTAAAGCAGAAATTGCCTGAATATACGATCCCTACCGTTTATGTCAATTTGGATGCTCTGCCACTGACATCTAATGGTAAGGTGAATCGGAAGGCATTACCTGCACCTATTACCCCTAAACTAGAAAAAACCTATGTTGCTCCTCAGACTCCTCAAGAGAAAATGTTAGCCCAAATTTGGCGTGAGGTGCTGAGCCTAGAGCAAATAGGCATTAACGATAATTTCTTTGAATTAGGTGGAAACTCTCTTCAAGCAACACAAATTCTAACCGAGATTCGTAAAAAATTACCGATGTTAGAAATAAGTCTGCGTCAGTTATTAACTGCTGCCACAATTGCAGAATTAGCTAGAGCTATTGAAGACAAATTAATTAAAAAAATTGCCGAGTTGACAGAAGAGGAAACCGAACATTTGCTACAAATCATCAATAACGGACTGCTTGCATAA